The sequence ATACACCTAACTTCCAAACTCCTTGCCCAATAATGATTGAACTTGAAGTCTTCAATCCCCTGGGTCAATTGCAACTGATATCTTTCATTGGGACCGCAGCAAACCACTATGACCTTATCGGCTTGGATGCGTCCAGCAGTCAGCATGATTGTTTCTGCTTCCCATTCCACGTATTCATCATCCGTTTCGCCACAGTCAGGCGAAGGGTGAAAAGCTTCTACAACCTTACTTACCGCATATGGGGCAAATTGACGTATCCACCGTGTCATAGCAGTATGGATGGTGGTGAAGTATCCGGGATAAACAAGCCCCCACCCTGTGAGCAAAATATTAACCGAACAGAAGGGGCTGTTATTAGTAATTTCAATGCCATGGTTTAAATTCTCTAGTACAGAGAATGGTAAACCAGAATCATTGCGCCCACTGTTATCCGAATCTCTCGACGCTATTACTATTAAAGCACGCATTGTTACCTCCTCTCCCTCTGATTTGTAAAGAACAAAATTATTATAGTAATATCACTTAAAAGCATTTTAGTCAATACAAGAAAGACACCAAAAAACCTTCTATAATATAGAAGGTTTTCGTATTTTCTACTTTATCAAGCTAAATAGCTCGTCTTCTGCAACCATTTTACTCTTTTCTTTATTCCTTTCCTTGAATTCAAATTTATTTTCACCCAGTGTCTTTTTACTAACCACCACTCTATAAGGACATCCGATTAAGTCAGCATCTTTGAGTTTTACTCCAGCCGTTAAGTCTTCTCTGTCGTCATAAAGAACTTCTATGCCTTTTTCAGATAATTGTGTATAAATTTTTTCCGCCGCGTCTTTTACATCAGCTTCTTCTAAATTTAAACCTACCAAATGAACCGCAAAGGGGGCGATGTCCCTGGGCCAGACTATTCCCTTATCATCATGATTAACCTCTACGGCTGTTGCCAATAACCTGCCTAAGCCTATGCCATAGCAACCCATTAGCACCAATTCCTTCTTGCCGGCGGCGTTGGTGAAAGACACATCCATTTTCTTAGAATAAGTAGTGCCCAACTGAAAAATGTGCCCAATTTCAATAGCCCTCATTTCTTTAACAGCGGCGCTGCCACACTGCGCGCAGACTAATTCCTTCTCTCCCCCTTCGCTCAGGGTTTCAAAGTTAGCTGCCCATTGGCATTTTTGGCATTGAGCAATTCTATCTTCACCTATGTCTGTTACTGCCATAAATTCGTTGCTCACCGCGCCTCCGATGCTGCCAGAAGCAGCAGAAACCATCACCGCCTTTATACCACAACGATTAAAAATATTAGTATAAGCTTGCTCAACTTGGACATAAAAATCGTCCAAACTTTTTTGCTCAGCATGAAAACTATAAAGGTCTTTCATCCAAAATTCCCTAGTGCGCAGAAGCCCCCCGCTAGAGCGTTTTTCATTTCTAAATTTATCCTGAATATGGTATGCGGAAAACGGCAAATCCTTATAACTATGAATGAACCTTCTGGCTATGTCAGAAATAATTTCTTCGTGAGTGGGCGCCAGACAGAACTCCCTCTCAAATTGGTCTTTCACTTTGAACAAGGGGGGCGCAAAAGCTTCCCACCGGCCGCTTTCTTCCCACAGATTTTTGGGATTAAGCACCGGCATTAAGAGCTCCTGTCCGCCAATTTTGTTGATTTCATCGCGAATGACATCGGCTATTTTTTGGTGAACTCTTAAACCTAAGGGTAAAAAACTATAGATACCAGCAGCCAAAGCCTGGTCCACGAAACCCCCTCTTAATAAAAGGAGATGGCTTTGAGCCTCCACTCCATTAGGAGTTTCTTTTATTGTTTTGCCTAGAAGCGTTGAATATCTTTGGCTATAACCCTTCTTTGAGTAATTAATTGTATCTGCCATAAAATGATTTATTATCAAATCCTACCATAAACCCGACAATTAAGAAATAGTTAGCTAATAAAAATAAGCTTAGAAGATTATTATTTATGATTCGCTGAATTTTTCGGTAAATTTGACTTATCAACCGGAGGAGAAGAATCGGGCAAATCAGACTCGAGAGAGTAATCAGTGCCTTGTCGGTTAGCAGATTTACCAGTCTCTTCTATAAGGTCTTGGCCAGTAAGAATTTTATAAAATCTTTTTAAAAAATTAGCCGTTTTTGCGCTCACATGTTCAACTGCATTT is a genomic window of Candidatus Paceibacterota bacterium containing:
- the proS gene encoding proline--tRNA ligase, with amino-acid sequence MADTINYSKKGYSQRYSTLLGKTIKETPNGVEAQSHLLLLRGGFVDQALAAGIYSFLPLGLRVHQKIADVIRDEINKIGGQELLMPVLNPKNLWEESGRWEAFAPPLFKVKDQFEREFCLAPTHEEIISDIARRFIHSYKDLPFSAYHIQDKFRNEKRSSGGLLRTREFWMKDLYSFHAEQKSLDDFYVQVEQAYTNIFNRCGIKAVMVSAASGSIGGAVSNEFMAVTDIGEDRIAQCQKCQWAANFETLSEGGEKELVCAQCGSAAVKEMRAIEIGHIFQLGTTYSKKMDVSFTNAAGKKELVLMGCYGIGLGRLLATAVEVNHDDKGIVWPRDIAPFAVHLVGLNLEEADVKDAAEKIYTQLSEKGIEVLYDDREDLTAGVKLKDADLIGCPYRVVVSKKTLGENKFEFKERNKEKSKMVAEDELFSLIK